From uncultured Fibrobacter sp., the proteins below share one genomic window:
- a CDS encoding FG-GAP-like repeat-containing protein: protein MKLNAKIFALVFGLFSLATTFAADTLQVFAIRVEFAEEKTDNSLTTGTGLFDSDKAKKDAYSLDPQGVRNSAPYWRKHFEFANAYFNKASNGNVVIDAHIYPKESSAYKLKKQIIDYNRTSKMKGEKTAEFDDARSRDYLQFIYDAVMAAHESGDSPFKEPLSKNPNTKRAYMIIHAGASRLVDGGSMGTRGADTPGDFMDVYIDKSAWQYLPDSIKNAAFHKEGKKANGKDSLVAEGLILKGAAIDTLKSIMVTSETASQDGLNWGVNGIIVNQIARELGLPNTYDVVKGISRLGYYDVMDFAGYNAGNGFLPSLPAAWERAYMGWTPVKEVRPVAGKPVTVEISAAGTGSGTEIVKVPLSASEYLLIENRQRSWNKEGEVSVSLSGAGESSDTTIKTVPVDSLHLVFEDSVDCAKKCKANKKKAKGVIVDISSYDAGLPASGIVVWRVNDWYLRETLEYGIANFWGGDTLRDHQFGIAMVEADGILSIGKTFKNALGEDTYDYGSGTDLLPHLRKPGKDSKQKFDTVKTIGSTGYANTMTTQGGYTGIKIAVNVPKGARVEKTSNSFMGDSVVNFGAQKISVTISIDDGSIDGAEFPRKIGLASAVRGAVFVDDPEKDGEKLLVVGAMDGTLQVFNAMGDTLFPADTAVVQKTLNRNSSETEVPLYRVGASYGPLVGMASDGKDVYSLHKNKLVKTSFIGGLPVQQTFDVNTATAGPMIVDDEVVFATEKGEMAFSIKDNKMKTVDELAEEVVDVAYCGESDGQKLFAYGTSAGTVYVQGRGVIGSSKTGESFRVACTDLDRDGVNEVVAVGSKGLVLVENAVGKKKSLSLRQTYKRGAAGTSGLKHETSGIAIGDINGDGYPEIVFLGDNLVYALDRSGLPIAGFPVKISRGAPVYGFFSDPILVDVNGDDTPEILVPSSDGLVYAFTGKGKQVTDGFPLAAGSYEDMDSTSVIQPMSIFATNAVSDKKSKGPELYALHRDGVTAFRLRKASSDAAESDAAWALPAGGNERTGYFDASKLADVKKVSAKDEISDFFMFPNPVRGGKAKARFEIGAAAKNATLELYDITGLCVFKAKMSDAKQGRNQFDNLDLKDLGSDVYTARLKVKFESGKTKQKLYRVGVVK, encoded by the coding sequence ATGAAGTTGAATGCTAAGATTTTTGCATTGGTTTTTGGGCTATTCTCTTTAGCGACGACGTTTGCGGCAGATACGCTGCAGGTGTTTGCCATTCGTGTGGAATTTGCCGAAGAAAAGACAGATAACAGCCTGACGACAGGAACGGGGCTTTTTGATTCGGACAAGGCGAAGAAAGATGCCTATAGCCTGGACCCGCAGGGGGTTCGAAACAGCGCTCCTTACTGGAGAAAGCATTTTGAATTTGCCAACGCCTACTTTAACAAGGCGAGTAACGGCAATGTGGTGATCGATGCGCATATTTATCCGAAGGAATCGAGCGCCTACAAGCTGAAAAAGCAGATTATCGATTATAACCGCACGAGTAAGATGAAAGGCGAAAAGACCGCGGAATTCGACGATGCCCGCAGCCGCGACTACTTGCAGTTTATTTATGACGCCGTAATGGCAGCGCACGAATCGGGCGATTCTCCGTTCAAGGAACCGCTTTCGAAAAACCCGAATACCAAGCGTGCCTACATGATTATCCATGCGGGCGCAAGCCGCCTGGTCGATGGCGGTAGCATGGGAACGCGCGGCGCCGATACGCCGGGCGACTTCATGGATGTGTACATTGACAAGTCCGCCTGGCAGTACTTGCCGGATTCGATCAAGAATGCGGCATTCCATAAGGAAGGCAAGAAGGCGAATGGCAAGGATTCGCTGGTGGCCGAGGGTCTGATTTTGAAGGGCGCTGCCATCGATACGCTGAAGTCAATCATGGTCACGAGCGAAACCGCGTCGCAAGACGGCCTGAACTGGGGCGTGAACGGAATCATCGTGAACCAGATCGCGCGCGAACTTGGGCTCCCGAATACCTACGATGTGGTGAAGGGCATTAGCCGCTTGGGTTATTACGACGTGATGGACTTTGCGGGCTACAACGCGGGCAATGGGTTCTTGCCTTCGCTGCCGGCGGCATGGGAACGTGCCTACATGGGCTGGACTCCGGTAAAAGAAGTGCGCCCGGTGGCGGGTAAGCCTGTGACAGTCGAAATTTCGGCTGCCGGAACGGGATCTGGAACTGAAATCGTGAAGGTTCCGCTTTCTGCAAGTGAATACCTGCTGATTGAAAACCGCCAGCGTAGCTGGAATAAAGAAGGCGAAGTCAGCGTGTCGTTGAGCGGTGCGGGCGAAAGTTCCGATACGACAATCAAGACCGTGCCTGTAGACAGCTTGCATCTGGTTTTTGAAGATAGCGTGGATTGTGCGAAAAAGTGCAAGGCCAACAAGAAAAAGGCGAAGGGCGTTATCGTTGACATTAGCAGCTACGATGCGGGCCTCCCGGCGAGCGGCATTGTGGTGTGGCGCGTGAATGACTGGTACTTGCGCGAAACTTTGGAATACGGCATTGCAAACTTCTGGGGTGGCGATACCCTGCGTGACCACCAGTTCGGTATCGCGATGGTGGAAGCCGACGGCATTTTAAGCATTGGCAAGACGTTCAAGAATGCCCTTGGCGAAGATACTTATGACTACGGCTCGGGTACGGACTTGTTGCCGCACTTGCGCAAGCCGGGCAAGGATTCCAAGCAAAAGTTCGATACGGTCAAGACGATTGGTTCTACCGGTTATGCGAACACCATGACAACCCAGGGCGGCTATACCGGAATCAAGATTGCGGTGAATGTGCCGAAGGGTGCCCGTGTTGAAAAGACCTCTAATTCGTTCATGGGCGATAGCGTGGTGAACTTTGGCGCGCAAAAGATTAGCGTGACCATTAGCATTGACGACGGAAGCATCGACGGTGCTGAATTCCCGCGCAAGATCGGCCTTGCCTCTGCCGTGCGTGGCGCCGTGTTTGTAGATGATCCTGAAAAAGACGGCGAAAAACTCTTGGTCGTAGGCGCCATGGATGGAACGCTCCAGGTATTCAATGCGATGGGCGACACCTTGTTCCCGGCAGATACCGCGGTTGTGCAGAAGACCTTGAACCGCAATAGTTCCGAAACAGAAGTGCCGCTTTACCGCGTGGGCGCAAGCTACGGACCGCTGGTGGGCATGGCAAGCGATGGCAAGGATGTTTATAGCCTGCACAAGAATAAACTCGTGAAGACGTCCTTTATTGGTGGGCTTCCGGTGCAGCAGACCTTTGATGTGAACACGGCGACTGCAGGGCCGATGATTGTCGACGATGAAGTTGTTTTTGCAACTGAGAAAGGCGAGATGGCCTTTAGCATCAAAGACAACAAGATGAAAACCGTAGATGAACTTGCCGAAGAGGTTGTTGATGTGGCCTACTGCGGGGAGTCTGATGGTCAGAAACTGTTTGCCTATGGAACTAGCGCAGGAACGGTTTATGTGCAAGGTCGTGGAGTAATCGGTTCCTCTAAAACGGGCGAATCGTTCCGTGTTGCCTGTACCGATCTGGACCGTGACGGCGTGAATGAAGTTGTCGCGGTGGGCAGCAAGGGCTTGGTGCTAGTGGAAAATGCTGTCGGAAAAAAGAAATCCCTCTCTTTGCGTCAAACATACAAGCGCGGCGCCGCAGGCACGAGTGGCCTGAAACATGAAACCTCCGGCATTGCTATCGGTGACATCAACGGCGACGGCTATCCTGAAATTGTGTTCCTGGGCGATAACCTGGTATATGCGCTTGACCGTTCGGGCCTTCCGATTGCGGGCTTCCCGGTGAAGATTAGTCGCGGCGCTCCTGTTTACGGATTCTTCAGCGACCCGATTCTGGTGGACGTCAATGGCGACGATACGCCTGAAATTTTGGTGCCAAGCAGCGATGGCCTGGTGTATGCGTTTACAGGCAAGGGCAAGCAGGTGACAGATGGCTTCCCGCTTGCGGCTGGCAGCTACGAAGACATGGATTCGACAAGCGTGATTCAGCCGATGAGCATCTTTGCTACAAATGCTGTGTCTGACAAGAAATCGAAGGGCCCGGAACTTTACGCACTGCATCGCGACGGCGTGACCGCTTTCCGCCTGCGCAAGGCTTCTAGCGATGCCGCAGAATCGGATGCCGCATGGGCACTCCCCGCTGGCGGTAATGAACGTACAGGCTATTTTGACGCTTCCAAACTTGCCGATGTAAAGAAGGTTTCTGCGAAGGATGAAATTTCGGACTTCTTCATGTTCCCGAACCCGGTTCGCGGTGGCAAGGCGAAGGCCCGTTTTGAAATCGGTGCGGCCGCAAAGAATGCAACGCTTGAACTCTACGACATTACGGGTCTTTGCGTGTTCAAGGCCAAAATGAGTGACGCAAAGCAGGGCCGCAACCAGTTTGATAACCTTGATTTGAAGGACCTGGGTTCTGATGTCTATACCGCACGTCTCAAGGTGAAATTTGAAAGCGGCAAGACCAAGCAGAAACTCTACCGCGTAGGAGTGGTGAAGTAA